The proteins below come from a single Streptomyces sp. M92 genomic window:
- a CDS encoding plasmid stabilization protein: MPSGSSSKRERQYEHIKDSAEDRGASTRRAKEIAARTVNKERAQSGESKTASRTSTRDKSPSKRGGERSGNRQGPQGQTKEQLYQEAKRRDISGRSNMNKGELRRALGK, encoded by the coding sequence ATGCCGAGCGGTTCCAGCTCCAAGCGGGAGCGGCAGTACGAGCACATCAAGGACAGCGCCGAGGACCGTGGCGCGAGCACCAGGCGCGCCAAGGAGATCGCGGCCCGGACGGTGAACAAGGAGCGCGCGCAGTCCGGCGAGTCCAAGACCGCCAGCCGCACGTCCACGCGGGACAAGTCGCCGAGCAAGCGGGGCGGCGAGCGGTCCGGCAACCGCCAGGGGCCGCAGGGGCAGACCAAGGAGCAGCTGTACCAGGAGGCCAAGCGCCGCGACATCAGCGGCCGTTCGAACATGAACAAGGGCGAGCTGCGGCGCGCGCTCGGCAAGTGA
- a CDS encoding YciI family protein, which translates to MFVLELSYTAPLEAVDAVLEEHVAWLDELYARGVVLASGRKEPRDGGVIIAVAEDRARAEEITVGDPFVRAGVCAYRVTEFVATKTAPALEPYRETPG; encoded by the coding sequence ATGTTCGTACTGGAACTGTCCTACACCGCCCCGCTGGAAGCCGTCGACGCCGTGCTGGAGGAGCACGTGGCGTGGCTCGACGAGTTGTACGCGCGGGGAGTGGTCCTGGCGTCCGGGCGCAAGGAACCCCGCGACGGCGGAGTGATCATCGCCGTCGCGGAGGACCGCGCGCGGGCCGAGGAGATCACGGTGGGCGACCCCTTCGTCAGGGCGGGCGTGTGCGCCTACCGCGTCACCGAGTTCGTCGCCACGAAGACGGCACCGGCGCTGGAGCCGTACCGGGAGACCCCGGGTTAG